The following DNA comes from Chroicocephalus ridibundus chromosome 27, bChrRid1.1, whole genome shotgun sequence.
CATCTCCCCAGGCACATcttccccaagtccttctccctttccagtgCCAAGGTGGGATGGGCATCCATGCAGAGCTTCAGGGGGAACACCTGGGAAGACTATTGCCCAGGATCTGGGGAACCTTGGAGAGAGGGGTGTTGGGTGAGAACCTTGGTGTTGGCCGAGGAGAGTAGTGAGTGTCGTCCATGCCCTCAAGatggaaatattcagaaatgaCTCACATCCTGCTCCTCTTGGATATTTTTGAGATGGCTCTAGGGGACTTGTGTGTTCATGGAGATCCCTTCCCAAGGTCTGCATGACTAGCACAATTTATCCTTGTGTGGCAGACCTCTCCATCTTCAGATCTACCCTAGTGCTAGGGCCTGCAACTCCTCTTCCACTACCGGGAGCTTATCACTCCTGTTGGCACTACCCCAGGTTATTTACACCCTACGGGATCCTTGAGATGTTGTCGTCTCCTACTACTACTTCTCCAAGATGTGCAACAGCTATGAGGATCCTACATCCTTCGAGCAGTTCTTGAGGGACTTTCTGAATGGAGATCGTGAGTGTGGTTTGGGGCTTATTCAGGGCACAGGGGTGGGTGGTGTTTTCCATTGCCTCTGGCTCAAGGGTCTTTTGCTAGTGTCCACTGGTGATGGCTGTGAAGGCAAGCTTCCCACAGGACGGGGGTGAATGCCTCAGGAGGAAAGCAAACTTCTGGATAGACAGGTCCACAAAGCCCTGTTGTGCTTTGAAGGAGATGGAAAGTGGatttccctgccttctcctgcagAGTTCAGATGTGTTCAGGAAGTCTTGTCCAAGAAACCCTATAAAGCCCTGCCATGAGCCTTGCACGCCTCTGTCCTCAACCTCTTCCCACCATAGAGATGGCTGGAGAAGAACCCATTACTCAGCTGCAATTGCAGTTGAACCTCCCAGTCCCACCTGCTCCCTGGACACCGTTGCTCTGACCTGCATCGTGGCTGCCCTCCCCCCAAGCTTGTGTGAACCCTCCTCAGCTTTGCACATCCCCTGCCCTGTCCTGACCTAACTGCCTTTTGCCTCCCATCAGTGCCTCATGGCTCCTGGTTTGAACATGTCCGAGGCTGGATGGAGATGAAGGACATGGAGAATTTCTTCTTCATCACCTATGAAGAGCTGAAGCAGGTAGACACCTAGGCAGACCCCACAACTCCAAACGTGCTGGTGTGTCACAAGCCGCTTGGTGGTAACAGGCTCTGTCTGTCCCTCCAGGACCTGTGTGGCAGCGTGAGACGTCTCTGCCGGTTCCTGGGTCAGGATTTGGATGATGAAGCCATCTCCTCAGTGGTGCAAAATGCGTCTTTCACGGCTATGCGGGAGAACCCAATGTGCAgctccatcctgctcccagcagacATCATGGACCAGACGAAGGGCCAGTTCCTGAGGAAGGGTGAGCAAGAGGGATCCCATCACAACACCTCAGGGAGACCTCTCGTCAGGTGTCTTCCCCAGTGAGGACAGCCAAAGCAAGGGTGTCTTGGCGAGCTGCATCACGGTGCACTTGAGTCTGAAGAATGGGGTCCGTAGAATCGTAGGATAGAAACATAGAATgacttgggttggaagggaccataaaggtcatctagtccaacccctctgcaataagcaggaacatccttaactggatcaggttgctcagggccccatccaacctgaccttgaatgtttcctggGATGGGCATGGCCTCTCATTGCGGACAACCTCCTTGGGGTGGTAGCTGGACCCAGGAGCTGAGCCTCTCCCCTTGTGCCTACAGAGCAGAGAGTGAGCTACGTGGTGGGTAGGGCTCTGAGCCTGAAACGTTTCTTCCTCAGGCATCTGTGGGGACTGGGAGAACCACTTCACAGTGGCGCAGAGTGAGACCTTCGACAGGATCTACCAGGACAGGATGCAGGGGCTGAACATGACTTTTCCTTGGGACAGGCATTAGAATTCGTCCCTCTGAAGCCAACTGAGCACTGGGTATAAACCAGCCACCGACAACTGGGGTAACTGGCTGCTGTTCAACAGAgggggctgtgcccggggctgcAGATGGTACTGAACCTCAGCATGCAAGCAATtaatttcatggaatcatagtatcagagaatcatttaggttggaaaagacctttcagattatcaagtccaactgttaacccaacactgccaagtccaccactaaaccatgtccctcagcgctacatctacctgtcttttaaacacctccagggatggtgactccaccacttccctgggcagcctgttccaatgcttgataaccttttcggtgaacaaatttttcctactatccatcctaaacctcccctggtgcaacttgaggccatttcctcttgtgctatcgcttgttccttgggagaagagacggatCTcccctcgctacaccctcctttcagggagctgtagagagtgatgaggtctcccctcagcctccttttctccaggctgaacacccccgtctccctcagctgctctagacttgtgctctagacccttcaccaactTTGTTCCCCTtttctggacacgctccagcattTTATGCTGCCCTTTTACACTCTTTTTCCTTGGGAGATCTTTTTCTCCTGGGTTGTGCCTCTCCTCTCTGTCCCATCCCTCAACCCTTTTTCCTCTGAGGCAGTCTCTAGGGTCTCCCATCATAGGACTCACCTCCCTGTGCGCCAACACATCCCTCTTCTTCAGGCAAAGGGGAGTAGCATACGCCTGAGAGCACACAGCTGAAACATGTACTGCCTGTCACATCCACTGGCTGTGGCACCTTGTTTGGGAGCTGAAATTAGCCAAAATGTTCTCCTGGGGCTGCTCATcaagcaggagagcagcagggaaaatgggGAGGACCACTAGAAGGCAGGTGTGCTGCCAGTGTTAACACAAATGAtgagataataataataatattagtaGTAACAATAAAAAGTGTGAGCAaaagcagggctggctggctaCCAGACCCCGGAAACGTGGAAGTCCGCTCCGTCCCTTGCATGGGATGGGTTGAACAGCAGAATGGCAAAATATCCCCTCCACTTTCCAAGCCAGGAATGGGAATTCCCAAGAACGGGAATTTCTCACTGTCTCTTCACCTTCAGTCTTCCTCAGAAACGACAGCGAGGTTCACAACACACGTACATGTTCAGCACCAATAAATTGCacagcagcccctcagccccaATGAACATACAGTGCTAATATTTCTTAATTTAGtgtctggttggggttttttgttggtttgtttgtttgtttgttgtttttaaatgcctTTCCTATTTGTATATAGCTTAGTTGCATGAATACCACTAGAGAAAAGTTAAGTGAGCATTAGCCAATCACTGTCACAGCTAAACAAAGCTAAAATCTGTTCGTATCAAGGCAAATCCTGTGCCCTACATGGGTGTATTAACACAAAGCCGATAACCTTTTACTACCAAATGAAAGACCCTTATCTACTTGATCTACAAGGCTGGAGTGTGCAACTATCACAGCTGGGTGAAATAAATAGACATggcagatcatagaatcgttttggttggaagagacccttaagatcatccaGTCAAATCATTAACCCAGTACTGCCATGTTACCACTAAACCGtgcccctcagcaccacatctacatgtcttttaaacacctccagggatggtgactccaccacttccctgggcagcctgttccaatgtttgataacccttttggtgcagaagtttttcctaatatccatcctatgGCAccacttgaggccgtttcctcttgtcctatctcctgttgcttgggagaagagaccgactcccacctggctacaccctcctttcagggagttgtagagagcgagaaggtctcccctcagcctccttctctccaggctaaacaaccccacttCCCCCAGTACTCCTCAgatgttctccagacccttctacttgttctccagacctctcaccagcttcgttggcCTTCTCTGGACGTGccccagaatctcaatgtctttgtTGCAGTGcagtgcccaaaactggacatggtaCTCAAGGTGCGGCTTCACCAGTGCGGAGTACAGgaggacgatcacttccctagtcctgctggccacagtattcTTGATACAGGCCAGGCCTGGGcaactgctggctcctgttcagctggctgtcgaccaacacccccaggtccttttctgccaggcagctctccagccactctcccccaagcctgtagcgctgcatggggttgttgtgacccaagtgcaggacctggcacttggccttgttgaacctcagaccattGGCCTccgcccatcaatccagcctgtccagatccctctgtagtcccttcctaccctcaagcaggtcaatgCTCCCACCCaccttgatgtcatctgcaaacttgctgagggtgcacttgatctcCTCGTCCAGGTCgttaataaagacattaaaaagacATTATTAATTCTATTCATAAATATTATTATAAAGATATGTTTTCAACCTCCATTCTGCAGATGCTGAGCTTCTTACAGAGCCCTCGCACTTGGGTGAGCCCGTGAGAGCAGGCAGGCTGAGCCTGGCTGCCACTGACAAACATCCCTGTCGGCCTGTGACCATAAGGCCATTCATTAAATCAGCAAAAGCCACAAAGACGCTGAATGTATACAAACAATAAAGTATTTTGGTGAAAGGTCAGGGTGACCTcagcaagagaaaagcaggctAAGCCAAGGCTGAGCAGCCACCACAAGTTGGGCTGAAAAGCTGAGAAGCAAAAGGACAAGCGGCAATCCAAGACAGAAGAGTTGAGGAAAAGCAACACCTGCCCTGAAAGTTTGGGattcccaaggagccaggaggggtGGCTAAAGTGGGAAGGGGTGaagtttctgaatgtttcagtCACCCTGAGCTGCGCCACAAGTAGCTGTGCATGGAGGGACACGCTGGGATCTTGTCTAGCTGGAGGGGTTtagagcagaggcagaagagatCTCGGGCAGCCTTGACAGCACTCCCAGGTGGGGGCAAGGGAGCCCAGACCACCAGAACAAGCAGAAGAGATCATGGATCTGTAGGAAGAGCATTTGTCAGAGCAGCTCCTTACAgattcaatgaaagaaaaaaatagcagataGGGTAGCCTGGACAATAAAAACGAATGGTGCAAAATCCCCCTATGGTCAAGTGCCTGGGggtctttattttttataaaaataagaaagaagtgtTCTCTCCTTTCATgatgaatactttttaaaaaaaaggtagacgATGAGCAAAGTTTCCTCTAATCACaatgctacaaaaataaaacccgACTCCACCCTGCAAAACACAAATACCCACTGGTATGGCTACTAATGCCACTAGAATATCCCCTCCACTTTCCAAGCCAAGAACGGGAACTCTTCAATTGCACAGGACCTGTCCAAGAGTGACATGCACGGCCAGCTCCAGGGCCAGGGGTGCTGTACAAGAGTTTAGGAAAGGGTGTGCAGACAAAACAGCGTCCCATTGCACCTCTCTTGATCCAGCCTCATAGAGTCTAAACCAGGTGGTGGGTTTGAGAGAAGCAGAGCCAGTTGTGCAAGACGCAGTGGGATTTAGAAGCACAGTGTTGGCCTAGTGTGGAGGGAGGTGTAGTGCAGGATGGCATCTCCCTGGGGACCGCAGCCAAAAGCATTACAGGTAATCAGATTTTTGCGAGATTTAGATTATTATGCCCACAAAGTGGCTTCGAAGAATCAAAGAAGGGGAAGGACCTTTGTGGACCTTGGCCAAGAGATGGCTCTGTGGTTTGTGTTCAACAGAGCTCGCGGGGaagcccagctccttcagctgccaAAGTACTGCTTGTAATTAACGACAGCTTCACTTCCTGATAGAGGCTGCCAGAGACACCAAGGGATTGAGCAAGGGATCATCTTCAGCCAGAAAATGACCTGACTGTAATTGATTACGTGTATCAATTAAATCATCAGTAATTATAAAAGGAATGTCTGCTAATCAGATGTAGGCACACTGCAGACACACAGGAAAGGGCGCATTTGTCTAATATGCCACAGTGGATGTCAAGGAGTGTCATATAGTACAAGGGATAGCATTCCATGCAAGAGCCTTCGTGCACAGTCCGTTGCTCCAAGCCTCCTTATGTGGTCAAAATTGCACCCTGATCCACTTGGATcttaatgaatgaatgaataactgaatgacagagggagagagaaagaaagagaggaagaaaagaataaaggagggaaggaagcaagcaagcaaggaagcaaggaaggaaggaaggaagggaggaaaagtggaaggaagagaggaatgaAGAGAGAATGAGGGAGGGGGCAAGGAAAGGACTCCAGTGAATTTTAGAAGATTCAGTCTAaattcagttcctggaaaaacaTTGAGCACAAAGTCAATACTTCTATTTGTAGCCACCTAGAAGATAACATGCCAAGTGTTGTCAATGACCACAGGTTTGTTGGGATTAACTATCAAGTGAATAATTGACTGTACAAATACAAACCAGGGGTTACTGGCCAGACTCCCCACAAGCAGGAAGAACCTGAGGATCAGCATCAAAGTACAACAGGCTGTGGCTCAACAACCTACTGGTATTGCGAAAAAAGCAACCCTCACCTGAGACTTCTGGAACAGGGGGTCCCCCTGCATAAAAGATGCCCCCATCCCCGTCTTCTTTTCCCAGGAGTGCTGAGGTCTCTGCTGCACAGCAGTGGCTGAGTGTGTGCATCACCTTTCAAGAAGGGCATTGGCCAGCTGTTGGCCTGCTGGAGACTGGCCAGAAGGGAGGCGCTAACAGCTATCTAAGCAGAGAAAACAGGACAGAGATGGAGAGATTGAAAATGTCCTCGGTGAGCAAAACTGAAAACTAAGCAACCAGATGAGAATGGTCTTCAAATGCTAATCTGGGGAGCTCGTCTGTAttctcttctgtgaagacaggctgcaggagctggggttgttcagcctggagaagagaaggctcctgggagaccttcttgtggccttccagtacctaaagggggcttataagaaagatggggacaaactttttagtagggcctgttgtgacaggacaaggggttctggttttaaactgaaagagggtaggttcagactagctataaggaagaacttttttagaatgtgggtggtgaaacactggaacagcaATGTGATCGacgtcccatccctggaaaccttcaagATGAGGTTGGgcgggactctgagcaacctgatctagttgaagatgtccctgctcattgcaggaggggttggactagataacctttaacggtcccttccaaccccaagtattctatgattctatgattcatctgCTCTCGGTTGGATGCAATGCTCTCCTCCACCACACAAAGCTTTGATACTGAATTTAATACGGGCCTGACTTAAGCTTGGACTGATGCATGTCTTTGAGAAAGCCATGGTCCTCTGTAGCCTGAGATGTGTTTTTATTCAAGcctctttttcttcatctgctggatcagctgttgcaaagaagaGCTGCTACCCGTACCCTCACTCACCTTCCCTGCGCCTTGTCACCCACTCCTaccctccttttctgccagggaTGTTCTCTCCTTGTCTCTCATCTCCAGAGGCTATCTTCACACT
Coding sequences within:
- the SULT2B1 gene encoding LOW QUALITY PROTEIN: sulfotransferase 2B1 (The sequence of the model RefSeq protein was modified relative to this genomic sequence to represent the inferred CDS: substituted 1 base at 1 genomic stop codon); amino-acid sequence: MPVHYVTYEGIKFPPAYNSEHSLSFAHNEFLVRDDDIFNVTYPKSGTVWMTEILSLIRSHGCPSWNRAVLNSDRMPWFSTRLGLESALSYPSPRLLTCHLPRHIFPKSFSLSSAKVIYTLRDPXDVVVSYYYFSKMCNSYEDPTSFEQFLRDFLNGDLPHGSWFEHVRGWMEMKDMENFFFITYEELKQDLCGSVRRLCRFLGQDLDDEAISSVVQNASFTAMRENPMCSSILLPADIMDQTKGQFLRKGICGDWENHFTVAQSETFDRIYQDRMQGLNMTFPWDRH